The Desulfuromonas thiophila genome contains the following window.
GGCGCACGGCTGTTCGAGAATCGCGGCATTGACGAACGCATTGTCGAGATCATTCTGCGCCACCACGAACGGCTCGATGGCAGTGGCTATCCCGAGGGCCTTGGCGCGACCGGGCTTTCCATTTTTCCGCGGATCGTGGCGGCGGCCGATGTCTACGAGGCGCTCACGGCCCGACGGCCCTACAAGCCCGATCGCAGTTCGGCCGAAGCCCTCGACCTGCTGTGGCTCGATGTCCGTGACGGCAAACTTGACGGCGCCGTCGTTGAAGCCCTGGCGACGGAGGTGCGCGACTGGAATCCCCTGACGGTTCAGGGTCACAACCCGGTCGAGGATCTGGTCCGGCTGGAGGATTTTCGCCAGACCTGCTATTTCCGTGAGCCCCTCAGCCAGTTTTACAGCTACCGCTACCTGTTTTCCTTCGACCAGAATCGCCAGACACCCCTCAGTGCCGCGCCCTATGCCTTGTTCGCGCTGTGTTTCAAGCACCTGAAACGGCACAACCAGCAAAGAGGCTATCTGGAAATGGATGAGATTCTGTGCGCCATCGGCGAACGGCTGCAGGAGCGCATCGCCGCGCGGGTCGATTTGAGCCCCCGGCAACAGGAACCCCCGCTGCTGTTTCTGAAAAAGGGCGCCGACTACATTATTTACAATCGCTTCGATCGCCAGCGCTGCCGCCTGCTGCGGCGGCTGGTCGCTGACTGTATCAACGAGGCCGATGTTCGCTGGGGCCTGGAATGCGAATGCCGCCACCGCCATTTCGATGCCGGCGAACCCTTCGCCCT
Protein-coding sequences here:
- a CDS encoding HD-GYP domain-containing protein, which translates into the protein MTYEAIDGFRINLNDRGVHYVFDSFLDILLQLLAYRDHYTYQHSLRVAALSCRIGERLGLAEDEILALEHGGLIHDIGKLSIPDDVLLKPGRFSPVDRCIMNSHSLIGARLFENRGIDERIVEIILRHHERLDGSGYPEGLGATGLSIFPRIVAAADVYEALTARRPYKPDRSSAEALDLLWLDVRDGKLDGAVVEALATEVRDWNPLTVQGHNPVEDLVRLEDFRQTCYFREPLSQFYSYRYLFSFDQNRQTPLSAAPYALFALCFKHLKRHNQQRGYLEMDEILCAIGERLQERIAARVDLSPRQQEPPLLFLKKGADYIIYNRFDRQRCRLLRRLVADCINEADVRWGLECECRHRHFDAGEPFALALDLLFAAEVNSDCTRPDTT